The proteins below are encoded in one region of Hordeum vulgare subsp. vulgare chromosome 3H, MorexV3_pseudomolecules_assembly, whole genome shotgun sequence:
- the LOC123442664 gene encoding uncharacterized protein LOC123442664, with protein sequence MPSGSSAVGRLQAAAQDAANSSSSSRSAFSDQLLVPREAGRMVSLSACAKFGALSFVVGVVVGFTLNKRLRRWAAKLLKRIKDDN encoded by the exons ATGCCTTCAGGTTCGTCGGCGGTGGGGAGGCTGCAGGCGGCGGCGCAGGAcgccgccaactcctcctcctcctcgcgctcCGCCTTCTCCGACCAGCTCCTCGTGCCCAGGGAGGCAGG CCGGATGGTGTCTCTGTCGGCTTGCGCGAAGTTTGGCGCCCTCAgctttgttgttggcgtcgtggtTGGCTTCACCCTGAACAAAAGGCTGCGCCGGTGGGCTGCCAAGCTGCTCAAGAGAATTAAGGACGATAACTAG